Within Claveliimonas bilis, the genomic segment TGATGACAAGAAATACAGAAAAACGTGTGGAAGTTGCAGCGCCTGTGCTGGATCCGGATGTGAAGCGCCAGGTAAACGGATATCTGGAGGTCATGCTGGCGGATAATGTAAAAGCCAGGGTACTGCAAAAAGACGGAACATACAAAAAGAAACCGATCACGGAAAAGAGAGTCAATTCACAGGAACACTTTATGAAGTCTGCTGTCCTGGCAGCAAGGAACAAAAAGCCGGCGCCTAAAAAGCAGGGGCTGCGTGAGCGGTTTGCAAAGATATTCAGAAAATAGGAGAACAGACAGCATTTATGGGAAAAGCATTATATATTGCCGAAAAGCCAAGTGTAGCACAGGAGTTTGCCAAGGCTTTGCATCTTAAGACAAGAAGAAATGACGGATACCTGGAATCGGCAGAGGCAGTTGTGACATGGTGCGTCGGGCATCTGATCACAATGAGTTACCCGGAAGCTTATGATGAAAAATATAAGCGGTGGAGTCTTGCGACTCTGCCGTTTTTACCGGAGGAGTTCCGCTATGAGGTGATTCCCTCGGCAGCGAAACAGTATCGTATTGTAGCAGGCCTTCTGAACCGGGAGGATGTGGAAGTGATCTATGTCTGTACAGACTCGGGACGGGAGGGAGAATATATATACCGTCTGGTAGAACAGATGGCGCAGGTAAAAGGGAAGATCAGGAAGAGAGTGTGGATCGACTCCCAGACAGAAGAGGAAATCCTAAGGGGTATCCGTGAGGCAAAAGATCTGTCGGAGTATGATGATTTGTCCGCATCAGCCTATCTTCGCGCCAAAGAAGATTATCTGATGGGGATTAACTTTTCCCGCCTTCTGACACTGAAATACGGGGACAGTATTTCCCGTTATCTGAACACAAAGTATTCGGTTGTGTCTGTGGGACGGGTGATGACCTGCGTTCTCGGCATGGTAGTAAGAAGAGAACGGGAAATCCGGGATTTTAAAGAAACGCCCTTTTACCGTGTCGTCAGCACCATAAGAGCAAAAGAAGGCGGACAGACTTTCGAGGGAGAGTGGAGGGCAGTCAAAGGCTCACGGTATTTTGAATCCTTTGATCTCTACAAAGAAAATGGATTCAAAGAAGAGGCAAAGGCCAGGGAACTGGTGGACTTTCTGCAGGATCCGTCCCCTGTTTCCTGCAAGATTCTTTCCATTGAAAAGAAAAAGGAAAAGAAAAATCCTCCTTTGCTTTTTAACCTGGCGGAGCTGCAGAATGAGTGTTCTAAAAGGTTTAAGATCAGCCCGGATGAAACGCTTCGCATTGTGCAGGAACTGTATGAAAAGAAACTGGTTACTTACCCCAGGACAGACGCCAGAGTACTGTCCACAGCGGTGGCAAAAGAAATCAGCAAAAACTTAAACGGGTTGATGAAATATACGCCGGCGGTGCCCTGGCTGAACGATATTGCCAGCCGGCAAAGTTATAAGGGGCTGGCAAAGACACGGTATGTCAACGACAGCCAGATCACGGATCATTATGCCATTATTCCTACAGGACAGGGTATGAGCGCGCTAAATAGTGTGGCGCATACGGCAAAATCGGTGTATGATATTATAGTGAGGAGATTTTTGAGTATTTTTTATCCCCCGGCAATTTATCAGAAAGTGGCGATCGTCACCGAGATCAAAGGAGAGCAGTTTTTCTCCAGCTTCAAAGTCCTGGCGGAGGCCGGATATCTGGAAGTGGCAGGTGTTCCGGGACAGAAGAAGGAAAGCTCTGAAAACGGAGAAAATGAGGACGGGGAAGGAACCGCGGGAGAGGAGTTTTTTGAGACAGTAAAATCCCTGAAAAAAGGCATGGTCCTTTCGGTGGAATCACTGGATGTGAAAGAGGGAAAAACCTCTCCGCCGAAACGATACAATTCCGGCTCACTGATCCTTGCCATGGAAAACGCCGGGCAGTTGATCGAGGACGAGGAGCTTCGTTCACAGATCAAAGGAAGCGGAATCGGAACCAGTGCCACAAGGGGTGAGATTTTAAAAAAATTATTCAACAATAAATATCTGGCACTCAATAAGAAGACCCAGATTGTGACTCCCACACTTTTGGGCGAGATGATCTATGACGTGGTGGATCATTCTATTCGCTCCCTTCTTAATCCGGAACTTACAGCCAGTTGGGAGAAGGGCCTCACTTACGTGGCGGAAGGGGAAATCACTTCAGACGAATATATGGTGAAACTGGAAAATTTTATCCGCACAAGAACAAGCGGAGTGCTGGGGCTGAATAATCAATATGAATTAAGGAGCTGCTATGATAAAGCGGCATCTTATTATAAAAAATCAAAAAGTAAAAAACAAAAGCCGAAAGGCGGAAATGGAGCAGAACAATGAAAGAAATGACTATTAAAGAACTGTATACTCTGGAAGAAACGATTGCAAAGGATATTTTTGAAGGAGCAACCTATCCATGGGAAGTCCTTCCTAAAATCGGATCCTTTATCAAAGAACTTGGAGAGACACTTTCCAGCGAAGAGTATGATAAGGTGGGAGAAGATGTCTGGATCGCGAAATCTGCAAATGTATTTGAGTCTGCATATATTCACGGACCTGCCATTATCGGGAAAAATGCGGAAGTGCGTCACTGTGCTTTTATCCGCGGCAACGCTATTGTCGGAGAAGGAGCAGTTGTGGGCAATTCTACAGAGCTGAAAAATGTAATTTTATTTAATAAGGTACAGGTGCCCCATTACAACTATGTCGGAGACTCTATTCTTGGGTACAAAGCTCATATGGGAGCAGGATCCATCACATCCAATGTAAAATCCGACAAAAAGCTGGTTGTGATCAAGACGTCGGAAGGACCTGTTGAGACCGGATTGAAAAAATTCGGCGCCATGCTGGGGGATGAAGTAGAAGTTGGATGCGGAACTGTATTGAATCCGGGAAGTGTGGTAGGAAGCCATACAAACATTTATCCTTTGTCTTCTGTGCGGGGATTCGTTCCGGCAGGAAGCATTTATAAAAAGCAGGGAGAAGTTGTAGAGAAGCAGTAAACACCGAAGGAGGTGGAAGGCTGTGAAGAAAAGGACCGAGGAGAAATACTGTCTGTAAACCAGAAGGATGAAAAAGTGGAAATCCTGCTTTCAAAAAGCGGCGAAACAGTCAGTCTTGATTTTTCTGAAATGGAGGAATCTGGCGGGGCGGATTTGAAAGAAGGAGATTATATCTATTACAGTACCTGGGGAAATACGCCGGAAAAACTGGATACTATAGAGAAAACTGCTCCATATACACTGAATTATGAGGTGGGGAGCGGGGAAATTGTATCTATTGAT encodes:
- a CDS encoding UDP-N-acetylglucosamine pyrophosphorylase — translated: MKEMTIKELYTLEETIAKDIFEGATYPWEVLPKIGSFIKELGETLSSEEYDKVGEDVWIAKSANVFESAYIHGPAIIGKNAEVRHCAFIRGNAIVGEGAVVGNSTELKNVILFNKVQVPHYNYVGDSILGYKAHMGAGSITSNVKSDKKLVVIKTSEGPVETGLKKFGAMLGDEVEVGCGTVLNPGSVVGSHTNIYPLSSVRGFVPAGSIYKKQGEVVEKQ
- a CDS encoding DNA topoisomerase — protein: MGKALYIAEKPSVAQEFAKALHLKTRRNDGYLESAEAVVTWCVGHLITMSYPEAYDEKYKRWSLATLPFLPEEFRYEVIPSAAKQYRIVAGLLNREDVEVIYVCTDSGREGEYIYRLVEQMAQVKGKIRKRVWIDSQTEEEILRGIREAKDLSEYDDLSASAYLRAKEDYLMGINFSRLLTLKYGDSISRYLNTKYSVVSVGRVMTCVLGMVVRREREIRDFKETPFYRVVSTIRAKEGGQTFEGEWRAVKGSRYFESFDLYKENGFKEEAKARELVDFLQDPSPVSCKILSIEKKKEKKNPPLLFNLAELQNECSKRFKISPDETLRIVQELYEKKLVTYPRTDARVLSTAVAKEISKNLNGLMKYTPAVPWLNDIASRQSYKGLAKTRYVNDSQITDHYAIIPTGQGMSALNSVAHTAKSVYDIIVRRFLSIFYPPAIYQKVAIVTEIKGEQFFSSFKVLAEAGYLEVAGVPGQKKESSENGENEDGEGTAGEEFFETVKSLKKGMVLSVESLDVKEGKTSPPKRYNSGSLILAMENAGQLIEDEELRSQIKGSGIGTSATRGEILKKLFNNKYLALNKKTQIVTPTLLGEMIYDVVDHSIRSLLNPELTASWEKGLTYVAEGEITSDEYMVKLENFIRTRTSGVLGLNNQYELRSCYDKAASYYKKSKSKKQKPKGGNGAEQ